In Brachyhypopomus gauderio isolate BG-103 unplaced genomic scaffold, BGAUD_0.2 sc72, whole genome shotgun sequence, one genomic interval encodes:
- the socs1b gene encoding suppressor of cytokine signaling 1b, whose translation MVHHNDPDHAAVPQDPLNPTDVPAAQPSPPTHFRPFRREQECVVVARTMRYLEHSGFYSGAMDVDEAHARLSALPSGTFLIRDSTQIDVFFTLSYQSAEGPTSVRVLLGDEGFALDGSRHVFPCLFALLAFYISSSKRSLRRPYRGNSPQTLQELSRRAVVRTYGRDSLETLPVSTNVRDYLQLYPFSI comes from the coding sequence ATGGTGCATCACAATGACCCGGACCACGCCGCCGTACCTCAGGACCCCCTGAACCCCACCGACGTCCCGGCCGCCCAGCCCTCTCCCCCGACCCACTTTCGTCCCTTCCGCCGCGAGCAGGAGTGCGTGGTGGTGGCCCGCACCATGCGGTACCTGGAGCACAGCGGCTTCTACTCCGGAGCGATGGACGTGGACGAGGCGCACGCCCGCCTGTCCGCCCTCCCCTCGGGCACCTTCCTCATCCGCGACAGCACGCAGATCGACGTCTTCTTCACGCTGAGCTACCAGTCTGCGGAGGGTCCCACCAGCGTGCGCGTGCTGCTGGGCGACGAGGGGTTCGCGCTGGACGGCAGCAGACACGTCTTCCCCTGCCTCTTCGCCCTGCTGGCCTTCTACATCTCCTCGTCCAAGAGGAGCCTCCGCAGACCTTACCGGGGGAACTCTCCCCAGACCCTCCAGGAGCTGTCACGCAGGGCCGTGGTGCGCACGTATGGACGAGACAGCCTGGAAACCCTGCCCGTCAGCACCAACGTCAGGGACTATTTGCAGCTGTATCCTTTCAGTATATGA